From one Rhizobium rosettiformans genomic stretch:
- the cpdR1 gene encoding response regulator CpdR1, with amino-acid sequence MTQKILLAEDDNDMRRFLVKALEKAGYKVSSFDNGASAYDRLREEPFSLLLTDIVMPEMDGIELARRATELDPDLKVMFITGFAAVALNADSKAPKDAKVLSKPFHLRDLVDEVNKLLAA; translated from the coding sequence ATGACTCAGAAAATCCTTCTCGCCGAAGATGACAACGACATGCGCCGGTTCCTGGTAAAGGCGCTCGAAAAGGCAGGCTACAAGGTCTCCTCCTTCGACAACGGCGCCTCAGCCTATGACCGCCTGCGGGAAGAACCCTTCTCCCTTCTCCTCACCGACATCGTGATGCCGGAAATGGACGGCATCGAGCTCGCGCGCCGCGCCACCGAACTCGATCCGGACCTGAAGGTCATGTTCATCACCGGCTTTGCAGCCGTTGCCTTGAACGCCGACTCGAAGGCGCCGAAAGACGCAAAGGTCCTGTCCAAGCCTTTCCACCTTCGCGATCTCGTCGACGAAGTGAACAAACTCCTTGCTGCGTAA